The following nucleotide sequence is from Nitrospirae bacterium YQR-1.
GATATTTTAGGCAAGGGGGCATATGAAATCCTTACTGAGGAACTTGCCGGTATTTTAAGCAGGGACGATAAAAAGCTGATGAAAACAGCAGAGAAGCAGACATATGAGGCACGGATTACATATAGTGACGGTAGGGTGCATGACGTGATAATTGTCAAAGCACCGGTAATGTCTTATCGTAGAAGCTATGGAATCGTTGGCAGTCTTTTGGATGTGACTGAGCGTAAGCAGATGGAACAGCTGCTGGTAAACAATGCCCGTATTGCCTCTATGGGAGAGCTGATAACGGCGATAGCCCATAACTGGAGGCAGCCGCTTAATGAAATCGGCCTTACAATTGCCGACATAGAGGATGCCTTTGAATTCGGCCAGCTTGATAAGGACTATCTGCGCGATTCCGTACAAAGCGCAATGAACACTCTCCATAGCATATCAAATACGATCAATGAGTTTAGAAGTTTTTATAAACCCACAGAAGTACCGGATGAGTTTGAAATCGGCTTAGCAGTTGAGGATACCTTGAAAATGTTTACAGAGGCGATAGAGAGCTCAGGAATTAGCTGCATTTCAACTCTGCTGAAAGATATAAAAGTGAAGGGTTATGAGAGCGAATTTAAACAGGTTTTTTTAAGCATTCTCAACAATGCAAAAGATGCAGTTACGGAGAATTTAATCAGAAATTCAGAAAAAGCCGGCAGCGGCAGGATTGAAATCAATATGAGCAGGGAATCAAATAAGAAAGTTACTGTTACGGTAGCAGACAATGGAGGCGGAATTCCGGAAAGAGTTATAAACAGGATTTTTGACCCCTACTTTACAACAAAGATGCAGGGTAAGGGTATCGGTATGGGTTTATATCTTGGAAAAATAATAATAGAACATAAGATGAAAGGCAGACTATATGCTGTTAATTCCGGCAGTGGAGCTGTCCTTACAATTGAACTAGGCTATTGATGACGACAATATCCTTACCCTTTGATTAAAGATTAAAGCCAAAGCAACCGATAAATAAATGAGTGCTTTAAATGTTGTGCGTGGGGGGTGTAGTAATGGAATACACCGTGGATTATGTATCAGAAATTCCTGCTTTGAGGGATGCCGTCCCTTACGAAACTAAGGATAAGCTGCTGTATAAAAGGGCAAAAAAGTTTTTTTTTAAGAAAACGTGGAAGAAAAAAACGTCTGAAATTACAAAGTCTCGCAAGAGGCATATTATTGATATAATGGTATGAAGGAGATTTACCTAAGCAGCCCAGGGTGAGCTATAACAGCTAAAACAATAGAAAGATATGTTTAAAGAAATACTACAGTACAGAGAGCTCCTTTATATGCTCACGTTGCGGGATATAAAGATCAGATACAAGCAGTCGGTGATGGGATTTTTATGGGCTTTTTTTTTGCCGATGGTAATTGTAGTCTCAGGGTTTGTAGTTAAAGCCGCATTTTCATTAACAGCCGGTAAACCTATGGAGCATCAGGGCTTTGCAGCTATGGCAATTAAATCCATCCATTGGTCATTGTTTATAAACTCTGTCAGATTTGCCACAAACAGCCTTATTCAAAATGGAAGGTTGATTGTACACATATATTTTCCACGTGAGATACTTCCTCTGTCGTCTGTTTTAGTGAATTTATTCGACTTCTTTATCCCCCTGTTTTTGATCATGTGCGTATTTGTGCTCACAGATGTGGGTATCAGTGTCCATATTCTGTGGTTACCTGTTTTACTTTTTTTGTTTATTATATTTATAGTGGGAGCAGGGCTTATTTTATCCTGTGCCAATTTGTTTTTCAGAGACGTAAAGTACATTGTT
It contains:
- a CDS encoding ABC transporter permease, whose protein sequence is MFKEILQYRELLYMLTLRDIKIRYKQSVMGFLWAFFLPMVIVVSGFVVKAAFSLTAGKPMEHQGFAAMAIKSIHWSLFINSVRFATNSLIQNGRLIVHIYFPREILPLSSVLVNLFDFFIPLFLIMCVFVLTDVGISVHILWLPVLLFLFIIFIVGAGLILSCANLFFRDVKYIVEVLLAFGIFFTPVFYDAGMFGKWENILLLNPVGSILECISSVTVYHRPPDMFWFSYSTLCSVGIFLIGWRVFHKAESFFAEIL